The stretch of DNA TCAAGTACATGAAAAATATGGTTGAAGCATCTCTTGATGTCCTGGATGTTTCtattccattatctaaaaaaagttACCCCAAAAACAGATTTAGTCTTTCCCACTAAAACAATTCTTATTTTCATGCCCTGGAAAAAAATGTAACTTAAATATTTCAATGAACAAATACAATGCACCATGCAGTAAACAGCAGTGTTTGTAAAGTAAAAAATATATCACAAACGTCAGTTCATTGTAGTTTAAAACATGTTGAAAGCTTGGCTACCAGAGATCTTCTTACAGATTCATGATTTTGCTGCAAGCAATAGCTAATTTTGCCATATGGGTCTCAAGCATTTCCTGTAAAAAGAAATGAACTCTTGTGAGCCTTGTCACAGCATGACTTATCTGGATAATTTTAAGTTTTATAATCTTATGAATTACAATGTATGCCTAGTGTGATTCTAACTCGTTCAATCATAGGAGCCACTATCACATTTGGTTCGTGGAGCTGCAGGAAAACCTAACAGGCAGCAAAAGTTCAAGGTTTATTTGTACATTGTAAACTCGACTGTAGAAGCACTGCCATTATTACGAACTTTGTGCTTACCTGAGAATCATTCTTTATGCAGATACTTAGTGAACATTATGTGTGCTTCAGACCAGTGCGAAGCGATGGGTCACAGTTTTACAGAGCTTTCCTTTTCTCTTACTTGGTAATGTGAACCTAATCAGTTATCTTGTTCATGATGATGTTGTTGCTTTCTTCTTCTGCATAAAATCTTAACATGCTAGGCTTGTAATCAGGAAAACCTCGGGAAAATGCAAGGTAGTCAAGCTGAGGTCACTCGTTTAATGGAATGCGTGGCAAGGTCCAGAGTGAATTTCCTTCGTTTAAAATGGAATAATGCATACTTCTCAAATCCAGAAGCATTTTTCTCTAGTGTTGTTTCAGTAAGTATTATCACAGCTTACAAAAGAATGAATTTGTATTGCCTGGTCGTTTTATCCTAATTTTTTCCTAGTGATTTGTTCAGCCGGTTATGCACAAAACATCATGTGAGTCATTTTTTTCCTTATGATTTTACGAAGAATCGTGTGGGACATCTATTAGTTGCCAAAATACTTATTTTGCCCCATGGCCTGAATCATAGAGATTAGTAATGTGTATCTGTTCAAGGAATTTTAAGAACATCTGGGGATGAGACTCTCTGTTTTATGGCTGGGCTAGGGGTTTGCTGCTGCTTGCTTTGGCTTTTAGTTTTTTGGTATTCATGCTTGGTTGTTCCTTTGCATGTAACTTCGTAGGGTTAAAAATTTCTCTTCTTAATGCAATGGTATGCTGACTCTCCTGCATATTCGAGGTTAAAAATGTAACGTCTACAGAAGTTACAGTTCTATAGACAATAATTTACAGTTTTATAGAAACCTGCACTCTCATTCCTTATACATGGGAAAAGGGGTAAATTTGTTTTACAAGATGGAGTGCACAGAAACATTTTTTTTCGAAATAGTGCCTTGCACGTGCTTCATTAAGAGGAGTTAGAAAGTTTTACAAGCTAGCGCTCTATCGGTGAGGTACCACAGAAGCGCTAGGTAACACTGAACAAGTGCACAGACACATACATGACATGGAGTATATTAACAAAACAACTTAAGAGCTCATGAGTAATCACATATATCTGAGTATGTATCATACATTCTGGTatgctttttttttcattttcttaCATTTTCACGTCTAAGAGATAAAATTATGGTTTATAAAATGGTACTTATCTAAAAAAGAATGGCGCCGCAAGATCGCATTATGCATCACTTAGGAGTGTCTTTTCCTGAGATTATACTTCAAAGTAATTATATTAGTCACTGCAAATGTCTTTATGTTCTTTCAGGAGTTTGAGCATTTGGTCAATTCAGTTGCAAATGGGTATGCTTAGTTCCTTACTTCAGCGATCCAATTCTTTGCCATAATACTTATGTTTACAAAAgttctatttaattttttttcctttctagGCTAAATGCTGTTGAGCTTTACAAGATAAGCCTAGAGGAGATTTCGTCATCCAGGAGTGAGGACACGATGCTTTTTGCGATGTgttgtttgtttatttgttcTCTATCTAATATTTCTCTTTGGTTAGTCCTTTCTTTGCTTAGATTGCTGACAGAGGTTCATATCCGTACATATGAAGCAAACTACAACAGAGAAGTAGTGAGTCAGAATCAGAATGAAAAAATAAACGCCCTTTTGGTTAGTGTTTCTGGCTGCTATACCATCATCTCAGAACTTATGCTTGATTCATTTCAAGTAGTTGattgtttttcttttatgcTTCTGTAACAATTTTATATCATTAACGATGTACTCGCTTTCCAAGTTAGCCTTCTCGTGATGGAAATATGCAAACCCTATAAATGAAAATATGGACAACTTTTTTTGGTTAATAAGGAAGAACCAAGCTAACCAATACTATGCCATTTACAATTTGCTCTCACTATTCTGCATTTGTGGCTTTGTAACAGTTTTGCAAAGAATCTGTGCGTCCCTTTGACGCTGATGTCTCCCTTTTACAAATGAAGGCTCTATCACAAGCTCTTGGCATCCCCTTGCACCTAGCAGCTGTGGACGGTGTCAAGATAGGTGGAACTGTGCAAGTAAAGTGCATTGACATCATTCCTCGATCAGGACCTCTCAGTTCAACCAGAAGGTACTATCTATCCAGTACAATTGATAAACAATCATTCTTGCCACCTGGAAACTTATTTTCGTCTGATCGCATGACTCTAGTGACCATATTAATCACTCCCAATGCTACTGCCATTCTTTATCGCAAGTGAGCAGATTCTGAGTATGCAGCAGCCTCTGGTTGATGGTTCTAACAGAAAATGTTTCGGTGATAACATGGATATCTATTGATAGTCTACTCTAGTATGGGTGTTTGATTTTGCATCTGCttccaaattgtaaaaaatacTCCATTTGAAGGGACGTGCTGATGCACGCAGAttatgaaataaatttggacttgGCATAATATGTGAGGCACTATTTCTCTTGTTTGTGTCTACTTAAGGTCCCAGAGGGAAGAACACCTTAGGAGCTGTGGGTAGATCAGTTAGCTTTTTTTGGTTTACTTTTCTTATGGATGTTGTTCCCAGTTGCTTAAGCAGTTGGATGGATGATTCACATTTGGTATGAGCATATGAAGGACTAGTTTTCTGATACAGAAATATGTAACTGGATCATTCATCTTCAAGGAACAATAGTACCATAATTTGCACCATGAAGGAATTATTTTATGAGTTCCTGTTACTACAGGCTTTCCTTTGGTCAGTAATTGGTAATTCTTGCTAAAAGTTGGATGTGTTCTAGAAGATAAATCAATAATGATGTGGAGTTTGTAAAATTCTTTGAAGACACTTGTGGAGAACTAGGATTAACATTGACAGCAGACTTAATCAAATGAAAATGTACTATGCGAGCGgtcattctttttggataaGAATACCATGTGACTGAATGACGTACTCGGTCAGTCTTGTGTGTTGCTGCAGTTTGCATAATACAAATATGGTTGTTGAGTAGAAGTTTTAAAGCCTGGTTGTTAGACTAGAAACTTTACAGCCACCTGGGAGATTAAACTGGAAATACAGATTTTCTTCAAGTGGAAGGCTATGGACATACAGTGCCACCTATAACTGACATGATGAATGGTTCGTGACATTCCAACACAGACATAAAAACTGGAAATGTCTGCAATTAAATTTGACCTTTTTTTTACTCAGTGCTGAGTAGTGGCAACGAATCCCAATAGCACAACTTAAGTTGTCCATTATGTTCACTGTAATGTTTGGTTCTGGCTTCCCAGTCATTGGAGTTGTGATCTGCAGAGAACAGAGACAGCAGAGAGGAAGGGGTACACAAATAGGAAGGTAGCTTAGAGAACAAGCTCAGATAGGTAGGAGGATAATTCTCGTTTCTCCATTTAGCTTATGTTCTCATTAGTTATCCTCTCCCTCGTACTGACTTTGTTTCCTAGCCTCAAGTTGTATGCCTGTTGTACAGAGGTGCTTGATGACTTTGCACATGCCTGTTGTAGATTGTGTGGTAGGCAAAAGCACTGATTGACGACATTTGTAATCCTTCCTTATCTATTTCTGGCTGAAATGGAGTCCATTTGACAAGCACTTGAGCAGCAGAAGCACTGCCTTTTTACCATTCCTGCGTCCTAACCAAAATGGATTCAAGCAACAGTGGCATATTGTCCAGAATTCCAGATCAGGCAGCTGCAGCTCATGGAACTCAGGGAACACTGGTGTGTACAAAAGGGTACAATAAGGTCATTAATTGTGATACATTAAACACAAGATGAATCTTACATAGTTCTGGTAGAGCTAAGCAATATGCTGTTGGATCCTTGTGCTTTAGTACTCCAAATGAGGCAAAGTACTTTTGGAGGGAGCTTCTGACATGGTTGGCGCGTTTGAGCATAACAAACCTGAAATTGGTTTGGAAAATGATGCTTATAAGTTTGCATCTTCATTTTGTTCTAAACCCAACTTAGTTCATTCTTGAGATCAAATTTAGCTGCACTTCTTATAGCTCAGGGAATGATGCACTTGAGGCATATTCTGGAAGCATTGAACATGACCATGACAAAGCATTCGACTAATAGTAAATTTTGTTCAAAACATAGTATATCTATGAAATTATTCTTGAAAAGTTATTAGAGCGAAAAAATTGTTCCATGATATCATAATGTAGTGAGGCTCCAATGAATAGACTAATAATGTACCTACATTTTGTTAAATCTCTTGGAAAAAACATAGTggaagcatttcaaaggatTTTGCTCCTCCTAACTACAGATTATAGAATAAGCACTTcaatttgagaagaaatgtttATTTTTTGCTAGAAAAGTATTTTGAATGAGGGCCTATCCGAGCTTGTTCAAATTATGATGCCTTATTCCGTCTCAAAATGAATCTTAACTACAAATTATAGAGCAAGCACTTCAATTTGAGAagaaatatttatgttttgctAGATAAATAGTTTGAATTAGGGCCTGGGAGAGCTTGGTCAAATTGTGGTGCCTCACTCCGTCAAAAAAGAAAATACTTCCTTTATTTCAAATATAAGTTGCTTTGGCTTTTTAGTGCTtagcttttactatgtatctagatatacCCTTTATACATAGCAAAAGTTATGAATATAAAAAAGCcaaaacaacttataatttaaaatgtaGGGAGTATTATCCTAGGTTTGACTAAGTTAGGCTTATCAAGTAGGTTTATAAAGAACAAtatcaacatttgtatctccaaacaTGGTTACTATTTTATCTAATACTTATTAGGCACCATAAATATTAGTACGATCCATGTTGTATATACATTGTCAACTTAATATTGATTGACTCCTCAAAAAATAAGAATGATATTTTTTTAGACAGATGAAGCAAGGCTTTGTACACTACATGTTGTTGCTAGAATTTAgaatttatattttctttttgaaaGGATTCTCTCCATTTAAAATTATATATAAGACATTTTCACTTTTTGGATAGTTTTAGTTGTACACTTAGATATATATTATATCTAAATacataataaaaaataatatatttaggAAAACCAAAacttcttataatttgaaaacaAGGTAGTAGAAAATAGAAAATTTGACTTGAAAATTGCACTAGGAGCAGACAATTTCTTTACAATGCGTCGAAGCAGCACATAAACAATATAGGTGTAAAAGTTATAGAAAATACCTCTCCTCAGTTTGGAAGTATTGAACATGACCATGACAATGCATTCAACTAGtagtgatttttttaaaaaaaacatagagtatatatatatgatattgTTCTTCTCAAAAGTTATTAGAGCGAAGAAATTGTTCCATGATACAAAAATGTATCTGAGGCTCCAATGAATAGGAAAATAACCTATATGTTAAATCTCTTGGGAAAAAACATATATTggaagcatttcaaaggatTTTGCTCCTCCTATCTACAAGTTATAGAATATAAGCACTTCAGTTTGAGATGATATGTTTATTTTTTTACTAGATAAATATTTTGAATGAGGGGCTGAGAGAGCTTTGTTCGAATTGTGGTGCCTCACTCTATCTTAAAATGAATCCTAACCATGAATTATAGAGTAAGCACTTCAATTTGAGATAGGCCTATGTTTATTTTTTGCTAGATAGATAGTTTGAATTAGAACTGGGAGAGCTTGGCCGAATTGTGGTGCCTCACTCCGCCTCAAAACAAAATACTCCtttcatttcaaattataagttattttggCTTTTTTGTTCTTaacttttactatgtatctagatatacCCTTTGTCTACatacatagcaaaagctatgaaTCTAAAAAAAAGCTAAAACGACTTAATAATTTGAAATGTAGAGAGTATCATCCTAGGTTAGACTAAGTTAAGCCTTTTTAAGCTTATAAACTAAGTTTATAAAGAACAAtatcaacatttgtatctccaaacaTGGTTACTATTTCATCCGATATTTATTATGCATTATAAATATTAGTacattgatatatatatatatatattaaacttAATATTGATTAACTCCTCTAAAAACAAGAATGATATATTTTTTGGATCGATGAAGTAAGGCTCTTTAGACTACATGTTGTTGATAGAACTTagaatttcttttttttaaagcaCTCTATTTTAAACTATAAGACGTTTCCACTTTATAGACAACTTTTGTTATACAACTAGATATATACTATATCTAAAtacataataaaaataataatatatataaacaacCAAAAACGTCTTATATTTTGAAAGCAAGGGAGCAAAAAAGAGATTTTTTTTTACTTGTAGGTCACTAGCAGCACACACAATCTCTCTTTACCACGCAGCACATAAACGATATAGGCTAAAACTTCCAGAAGATACCTCTCCTCTTGTAAATTTCCCATGAGACCCCTGTGGGCTATAAATAAATAGGGGCCTACATCTTCTGACCCATCAAGAAGTAGCGCGTCAAAAATCCGTAGAAACACAGGGGAGAAACTGCAAAAACATACTTGCCAAAATGGCAGAAAAGGTAGTCCTACCTCCAAAAAAGAGATTGCGGTTCAGGTTGACGTCCAACCCCAGCGCGGGAAGCAGCGCAGGTGGCGGAGGCcgaggcggcgacggcgacagcGCAGCAGCACCGGCCCCCGCACCGCGACGGGAGCCCTCTTCTTTGCCGCCACGTTCGCCGTCGCTACCCAAACCGCTCACGTACAAGCACGGCGCCGGAAGCAGAGGAgatggcggcggaggcggcgacgGCGCAGCAGCACCGACCCCCGCGCCGCGACGGGTGCCCTCTTCTACGCCGCCACGTTCAACGTCGCCACGCAAACCGTTCACGTACAACCCCAGCGCGGGAAgcagcggaggcggcggcgcggcgggacCGAAACTCTCTTATTCGGTGCGTTGGCTTGCTGCGCTTGATTTTCTTGGGGATTCTTTCTCGCGTTCTGATAGAGGGAGAGGGATTCCTCAATTCTGCTAGTTGTATGCTAAATTTGGTATGAACATGTTCCCAATTTGATTGGCGggttcttgattttttttttttgggtggggGTGGTGCTGGGAGGGAGggattaaagaaaaaaaaagcaatGCCGATTCTTGAATTATCACGGAATCGTGTGCCACGGCAACATGGAATGGGGGTTTCTTGCGAAATGCCTATCCTGTTTAGATGAATGTCTCGTAATTTGGGGTTCCTTTAGGGATTTGATCCAATTGCAGACAGGCttgcttttcctttttcctgaAAAGAAAACTCGCTCTATGTTGATCACATTTTTTAGATTCTTTTTCGTGCGTTCTTGGGTGTAAGTGGACATCTCGTGATGCTGGAGAGCATGACGTGATATGCATATCTTCTGGAAAGTATTTTTTTACATTATGTGGCTGTCATTTGACCATAACAAAATAGGTGGATTTGTTGGGATTATGTCACTGGGTTCTCCCTGCTTCCATTTGGAAAGTATGAATTACCTGATGATTGTAACTCATTTAGGACCCTAAGGACTCCGATGATAAAAAGCCAGACGAATTTCAAACAAGAAATGGATGGGGTTCTCTGTTCATGAGTGATCCTTCTATGTACTCGAGTTATCCACGAAACCCCCCTCATTATATTGGCCGGCAAAATTGTGAGCCGCTCACCAGACAGAAGTTTCTTTCACTGCACCACAATTGGCAACAGCTGCTAGATGGCAAGAATACATACCTCCGTCCTCCAAAGAACAACCGTGTTGCCAAGGACAATGATGACGACAACATCTTTGTAACCCCAGAACCTCTTGAGTTGACACTACAATGTCAGGTATAAATATTGTAGCCTCATAAGCTACAACAGGTTCTGCCGGCGCCCCTTCTTCCTTGAAGGCGTCTCTTGATGTCCTGGATGTTTCTGTTTCATTGTCTAAAAAAACGTTTGctcaaaaacatatttagtcttTCGCAATAAAACAATTCTTATTTTCATATCCAGAAAATAATGTAACTTAAATATTTCCATGAACAGATACAATGCGCCATGCAGTAAACAGCACTATTTGTACAGTAAAAAATGTCACTAACGTCAACCATAAAGTTCATTGTATTTTAAATGATGTTTATCGAAATGGGATTTTTTAAATGATGTTCAAAGCTTGCCTACCAGAGATCTTACAGATTCATGATTTTGCTTCAAGCAATAGCTAGCTAGCCTTTACATGCAAAGGCATTTTGCCAAATGGGTCTCAAGCATTTCCTGTAAAAAGAAGTGAACTCTTGTGCTCAATGCCTTGCCTCAACATGACTTGTCTGGATGATTTTAAGTTTTATAATATTATGAATTAACTATTATGCCTAGTGGGATGCTAACTTTTACAATCATAGGAGCCACTATCGCATTTGGTTTGTGGAGCTGCAGGAAAACCTATCCCACAGTACAAGTTTAAGGTTTGTTTGTACATTGTGAACTTGACTCTAGAAGCACTGCCGTTATTAAGAACTTTGTGCATACCTGAAAATCATTCTTTGTGCAGATACTTAGTGAATATTATGCGTGCTTCAGACCAATGCGAAGGGATGGGTCACAGTTCTACAGAGCTTTCCTTTTCTCTTACTTGGTAACGACCTCAGTTATCTTGTTCATGATGTGGTTGTTGCTTTCTTCTTCTGCACAAAATCTTAACATGCTAATCTTGTAATCAGGAAAACCTTGGGAAAATGCAAGGTAGTCAAGCTGAGGTCACTCGTTTAATGGAATGTGTGGCAAGGTCCAGAGTGAATTTCCTTCGTTTAGAATGGAATAATGCATACTTCTCAAATCCAGAAGCATTTTTTTCAAGTGTTGTTTCTGTAAGTATTATCACAGCTTACAAAAGCATGAATTTTTATTTCCTGATCGTTTTATCCTAAATTTTTCCTAGTGATTTTTTCAGCCGGCTATGCACAAAACATCGTGCAGGACTTCTTTTTCCATACGAAGAATCATGCGGGACATCTATTAGTTGCCAAAATACTTATTGTGCCCCATGGCCTGAATCATAGAGATTATGTAGTGTGTATCTTTTCAAGGAATTCTAGGTACTTCTGGGGATGAGACTCTGTTTTATGGCCGGGGCTAGGAGTACGCTGCTGCTTGCTTTGGCTTCATCTTAGTTTTCTGGTATTCATGCTTGGTTGATCTTTTGTTCCGGTGGGGACGCGGGATGTATGTATTAATCTTCTACAGTATCTTTTGTTCCGGTGCGGGGTGTGTTTTACTTCAAATTTCTCTTCTTAATGCAATGGTACTCTGACTCTCCTGCATATTCAAGGTTAAAAATGTAATGTGTACAGAATTTACAGTTCTGTAGACAGTAAAAACAGTATTACAACGTAATTTACAGTAGTATGGTATAATTTACAGTTTTATAGAAACGTGCGCTCTCATTCCTTATACATGGGAAAAGAGGGGGGTTTTTTTTAAGAGTGCACAGACACATAGATGACATGGAGTATGTGAACAGAACAACTTGAGAGCTCATGAGTAATCACATATATATGAGTATGTATCATGTATTCTGATATCATTTTTTCATTTTCTTACATTTTCACATCTAAGAGATAAAATTATGGTTTATAAAATGGTACTTATCTAAAAAAAGAATGGCGCTGCAAGACCACATTATGCATCACTTAGGAGTGTCTTTTCCTGagattatacttatattattcacTGCACATGTCTTTGTGTTCTTTCAGGAGTTTGAGCACTTGGTCAATTCAGTTGCAAATGGGTAGGCTTAGTTCCTTGCTTGATCCAATTCTCAGTAATCAATTGTTGCCATAATACTTATGTTTATGGaaagttctattttttttcctttctagGCTAAATGCTGATGAACTTTACAAGATAAGCCTACAGGAGATTTCTTCATCCAGGAGTGAGGATACGATGCTTTTTGTGATGTgttgtttgtttatttgttcTCTATCTATGTAACGTTTCTCTTTGGTTAGTTCTTTCTTTGCTTAGATTGCTGACAGAGGTTCAGATCCGTACATATGAAGCGCACTACAACAGAGAACAGAGTCAGAATCAGAATGAAAAGATAAATGCCCTTTTGGTTAGTGTTTCAGCTGCTATACCATCATCTCCGAATTTATGCTTGATTCATTTCGAGTAGTTGATTGTTTTCCTTTTATTCTTCTGTAACAATTATATATCATTAACAATGTGATCGCTTTCCAAGTTAGCCTTCTCGTGATGGAAATATGCAAACCCTATAAATGAAAATGTGGGCAACTTTTTTTGGTTAATAAGGAAGAACCAAGCTAACCATACTATGCCATTTACAAATTGCTCTCACTATTCTGCATTTGTGGCCTTGTAACAGTTTTGCAAAGAATCTGTGCGTCCCTTTGGCGCTGATGTCATCTCTTTACAAATGATGGCTCTACCACAAGCTCTTGGCATCCCCTTGCACCTAGCAGCTGTGGATGGTACCGTGAATGATGGACCTGTGCAAGTAAAGTGCATTGACATCATTCCTCGATCAGGACCTCTCAGTTCAAGCAGAAAATACTATCTATCCAGTGCAACTGATAAACCTCCAGTCTTGCCAGCTGGAAACTTATTTTTGTCTGATCGCATGCCTCTAGTGATCTTATTAAAATCTTCCAATGGTACTGCCATTCTTTATCGCAAGTGAACAGATTCTGAGTATGCAGCAGCCTGTTGATGGTTCTAACAGGAACTGTTTGGGTGATAACATGAATCTCTATTGATAGTCTACTCTAGTATGGGTGTTTGATTGTGCATCTGCTTCCAAATTGTATCTGGTTACACTTCTTTGCCCAAGACAAAAAAATACTCCATTTGCTGGGATGTGCTGATGCACACagtttatgaaataaatttggacttgGCATAATATGTGAGGCACTATTTCTCTTGTTGCTGGATACTTAAGGGCACTGGTACCAGTGGGAAGAACACCTTACACTAGGAGCAGTGGAATAGATCAGTTAGCATTTTTGGTTTACTTTTGTTATGGATGTTGTTCCCAGTTACTTAAGCAGTTGGATGAATGGTTAacatttggtaggatcatatgAAGGATTACTTGTTTTCTGATACATCAATATGCGGTTTGGATCATCCATCTTCAAGGAACAATAATACCGTAATTTGCAGCATGAAGGAATTGTTTTGTGAGTCCCTGTTACTGCAGGCTTTCCTTTGGTTGGTAATGCTTGCTAAAAGTTGGATTTGTTCTAGAAGTAAGTTTAAATCGATAAAGATGTGGAGTTTGTAAGATTCTTTGAAGACACTTCTTTTTGAGAAGTAGGGTTAACATTGACAGCAGACTTAATCAAATGAAAATGCAGTATGCGagcagtcattctttttggataaGAATACCCAAGTGATTGTGAATGTCGTGCTTGATCAGTCTTGGGTATTGCTGCAGCTTGCATAGTACAAATAGGGTTGAGTAGAAGTTTTAAAGCCTGGATGTTGAGTAGAAATTTTGCAGCCATCTGGGAGATTAAACTGGGAATACAGATTTGCTTTAAGTGGAAGGATATGGACATACACCGCCACCTATACTTGACATGATGAGTGGTTCATGACATTCCAACACAGACATAAAAAATGGACACCTCTGCAATGTTTGGTGTTGGCTTCCCggtctttttttttaagaattcCAGTCATTGGAGTTGTGATCTGCAGAGAACAGACAGCAGAGAGGGAGGGACAGACAAATACGAAGGTAGCTAAGAGAACAAGATTCTAATCTATCCTCTCCCTCACACTGACCAACACGTAGTGTATGCTGACTTTGTTTCCCAGCCTCAAGTTGTATGCCAGATATGCTACAGAGGTGCCTGATGACTGCACGTGCCTGTTGTAGCTTGTGTGGTAGGGCAGGGGACTGCTTAACGACATGTGTAGTCCTTCCATATCTCTCTCTGGATGAAATGTAGTCCATTTGACAAGAACTTGAGCAGCAGCAGAAGAACTGCCTTTTTACCAGTCCTGTGTCCTAACCCAAAATGGATTCAGGCAACAGTACTGGCATATTGTCCAGAACTCCAGATCAGGCAGCTGCAGCTCATGGATCTCAGGGAACACTGGTGTGTACAAATGGGTACAATGTAAGGTCATTAGTTGTGAGACCTTAAACACAAGGTGAATCTTACACAGTTCTGGTAGAGCTAAGCAATATGTTGTTGATTCCTTGTGC from Sorghum bicolor cultivar BTx623 chromosome 8, Sorghum_bicolor_NCBIv3, whole genome shotgun sequence encodes:
- the LOC8074859 gene encoding uncharacterized protein LOC8074859 isoform X3 — protein: MAEKAPPKKRRFREFTSHPSAGRSAGGDGGDGDGDRAAAPASAPQKEPPSSPPRSPSPPEPFTYNDPDAGSSGGGGAAAAAPGPAPQWKPSSSFPRSPSPPKPLTYNPGAGSSGGGGGGGAAGPKLSYLDTKDSDVEKPDEFKTENGWGSLFMSDPEVLSKDSSNPQNLPHYIGRQDCEPLSTQEFFSLRHNWQQLLDGKKTYLRRAAESNYADCVFVTPESLDEALGCQEPLSHLVRGAAGKPNRQQKFKILSEHYVCFRPVRSDGSQFYRAFLFSYLENLGKMQGSQAEVTRLMECVARSRVNFLRLKWNNAYFSNPEAFFSSVVSEFEHLVNSVANGLNAVELYKISLEEISSSRILSLLRLLTEVHIRTYEANYNREVVSQNQNEKINALLALSQALGIPLHLAAVDGVKIGGTVQVKCIDIIPRSGPLSSTRRYYLSSTIDKQSFLPPGNLFSSDRMTLVTILITPNATAILYRK
- the LOC8074859 gene encoding uncharacterized protein LOC8074859 isoform X7, with translation MAEKAPPKKRRFREFTSHPSAGRSAGGDGGDGDGDRAAAPASAPQKEPPSSPPRSPSPPEPFTYNDPDAGSSGGGGAAAAAPGPAPQWKPSSSFPRSPSPPKPLTYNPGAGSSGGGGGGGAAGPKLSYLDTKDSDVEKPDEFKTENGWGSLFMSDPEVLSKDSSNPQNLPHYIGRQDCEPLSTQEFFSLRHNWQQLLDGKKTYLRRAAESNYADCVFVTPESLDEALGCQEPLSHLVRGAAGKPNRQQKFKILSEHYVCFRPVRSDGSQFYRAFLFSYLENLGKMQGSQAEVTRLMECVARSRVNFLRLKWNNAYFSNPEAFFSSVVSEFEHLVNSVANGLNAVELYKISLEEISSSRILSLLRLLTEVHIRTYEANYNREVVSQNQNEKINALLFCKESVRPFDADVSLLQMKALSQALGIPLHLAAVDGVKIGGTVQVKCIDIIPRSGPLSSTRRF
- the LOC8074859 gene encoding uncharacterized protein LOC8074859 isoform X2, translating into MAEKAPPKKRRFREFTSHPSAGRSAGGDGGDGDGDRAAAPASAPQKEPPSSPPRSPSPPEPFTYNDPDAGSSGGGGAAAAAPGPAPQWKPSSSFPRSPSPPKPLTYNPGAGSSGGGGGGGAAGPKLSYLDTKDSDVEKPDEFKTENGWGSLFMSDPEVLSKDSSNPQNLPHYIGRQDCEPLSTQEFFSLRHNWQQLLDGKKTYLRRAAESNYADCVFVTPESLDEALGCQEPLSHLVRGAAGKPNRQQKFKILSEHYVCFRPVRSDGSQFYRAFLFSYLENLGKMQGSQAEVTRLMECVARSRVNFLRLKWNNAYFSNPEAFFSSVVSEFEHLVNSVANGLNAVELYKISLEEISSSRILSLLRLLTEVHIRTYEANYNREVVSQNQNEKINALLFCKESVRPFDADVSLLQMKALSQALGIPLHLAAVDGVKIGGTVQVKCIDIIPRSGPLSSTRSEQILSMQQPLVDGSNRKCFGDNMDIY
- the LOC8074859 gene encoding uncharacterized protein LOC8074859 isoform X5, yielding MAEKAPPKKRRFREFTSHPSAGRSAGGDGGDGDGDRAAAPASAPQKEPPSSPPRSPSPPEPFTYNDPDAGSSGGGGAAAAAPGPAPQWKPSSSFPRSPSPPKPLTYNPGAGSSGGGGGGGAAGPKLSYLDTKDSDVEKPDEFKTENGWGSLFMSDPEVLSKDSSNPQNLPHYIGRQDCEPLSTQEFFSLRHNWQQLLDGKKTYLRRAAESNYADCVFVTPESLDEALGCQEPLSHLVRGAAGKPNRQQKFKILSEHYVCFRPVRSDGSQFYRAFLFSYLENLGKMQGSQAEVTRLMECVARSRVNFLRLKWNNAYFSNPEAFFSSVVSEFEHLVNSVANGLNAVELYKISLEEISSSRILSLLRLLTEVHIRTYEANYNREVVSQNQNEKINALLFCKESVRPFDADVSLLQMKALSQALGIPLHLAAVDGVKIGGTVQVKCIDIIPRSGPLSSTRREQRQQRGRGTQIGR
- the LOC8074859 gene encoding uncharacterized protein LOC8074859 isoform X6; translation: MAEKAPPKKRRFREFTSHPSAGRSAGGDGGDGDGDRAAAPASAPQKEPPSSPPRSPSPPEPFTYNDPDAGSSGGGGAAAAAPGPAPQWKPSSSFPRSPSPPKPLTYNPGAGSSGGGGGGGAAGPKLSYLDTKDSDVEKPDEFKTENGWGSLFMSDPEVLSKDSSNPQNLPHYIGRQDCEPLSTQEFFSLRHNWQQLLDGKKTYLRRAAESNYADCVFVTPESLDEALGCQEPLSHLVRGAAGKPNRQQKFKILSEHYVCFRPVRSDGSQFYRAFLFSYLENLGKMQGSQAEVTRLMECVARSRVNFLRLKWNNAYFSNPEAFFSSVVSEFEHLVNSVANGLNAVELYKISLEEISSSRILSLLRLLTEVHIRTYEANYNREVVSQNQNEKINALLFCKESVRPFDADVSLLQMKALSQALGIPLHLAAVDGVKIGGTVQVKCIDIIPRSGPLSSTRSCLSSWMDDSHLV